In Argiope bruennichi chromosome 4, qqArgBrue1.1, whole genome shotgun sequence, a single window of DNA contains:
- the LOC129966622 gene encoding uncharacterized protein LOC129966622 isoform X1: protein MEFLKITITILALALSVSGKGYDLGRSGAGSLGGVSDGVGGLGGLGNMGSGVGGIGGLSGGAGGLGGMGGGAGGLGGMGGSAGGLGGMGGGAGGLGGMGGGAGGLGGMGGGAGGLGGMGGGADGLGGMGGGAGGLGGMGGSAGGLGGIGGGAGGLGGMVGGAGGLGGMGGTVGGLGGVGRGAAGLGGMRGAGGSAYGFGGGIGGGAGTEDTQPKPFNMGYQSTDGQGSAAFRTEEGDASGNVRGSYGYKDAQGLYRKVDYTAGSDGFQALVKTNEPGVDGKENPADVVMEVEKTPSGIQERYNRPAGGATGGAGGRGGMRGPSGGIGSAGGLGGAGNFGFASGAGGLGGAGSFGGASGAGGLGGAGGLGGAGGLGGAGGLRGAGSFGGAPGAGGLGGAGGLGGAGGLGSGNNLGSGFGGAGLGGTSSYGDAGLGGAGGRGGVGAIGGGFGTDAGGVGGRAGGIGGGAFGGSSGMAGVGRAGVGGIKGVSGRMSGSGGMGGAGGLGGISGASGIGGIGGGMGGIGGASAIGGAGGRSLGMGSPFNGIPRGGSGSRKSGY, encoded by the exons atggaatttttaaag attacgATAACAATTCTTGCATTGGCATTATCCGTATCTGGCAAAGGATATGATCTTGGTCGCAGTGGTGCAGGAAGTTTGGGAGGAGTTAGTGATGGAGTTGGAGGATTAGGAGGACTCGGAAATATGGGTAGCGGTGTTGGAGGCATTGGAGGATTGAGCGGCGGTGCTGGTGGTCTTGGTGGAATGGGAGGAGGTGCTGGTGGTCTTGGAGGAATGGGAGGAAGTGCTGGTGGCCTTGGTGGAATGGGAGGAGGTGCTGGTGGCCTTGGTGGAATGGGAGGAGGTGCTGGTGGCCTTGGTGGAATGGGAGGAGGTGCTGGTGGTCTTGGAGGAATGGGAGGAGGTGCTGATGGCCTTGGTGGAATGGGAGGAGGTGCTGGTGGTCTTGGAGGAATGGGAGGAAGTGCTGGTGGCCTTGGTGGAATTGGAGGAGGTGCTGGTGGTCTTGGTGGAATGGTAGGAGGTGCTGGTGGTCTTGGTGGAATGGGAGGAACTGTTGGAGGCCTTGGAGGAGTGGGAAGAGGTGCTGCTGGCCTTGGTGGAATGAGAGGAGCCGGTGGATCTGCATATGGATTTGGTGGGGGAATTGGAGGAGGAGCTGGAACTGAAGAT ACCCAGCCCAAACCTTTCAACATGGGCTATCAATCAACCGATGGACAAGGAAGTGCCGCATTCAGAACCGAAGAAGGGGATGCCAGCGGCAATGTTCGAGGAAGCTATGGATACAAGGACGCCCAGGGTCTTTACCGGAAAGTAGATTACACTGCAGGGTCTGACGGATTTCAAGCCCTTGTGAAAACTAACGAACCTGGAGTTGACGGAAAAGAAAATCCTGCCGATGTTGTCATGGAAGTTGAAAAGACACCTTCAGGAATTCAAGAAAGGTACAATAGACCAGCAGGAGGCGCTACGGGTGGTGCTGGAGGACGAG GTGGAATGAGAGGACCCTCAGGAGGAATCGGGAGCGCTGGAGGACTTGGAGGAGCAGGAAATTTTGGATTTGCCTCTGGAGCAGGAGGTCTTGGAGGAGCAGGAAGTTTTGGAGGTGCCTCTGGAGCAGGAGGACTTGGAGGTGCAGGAGGACTTGGAGGTGCAGGAGGACTTGGAGGGGCAGGAGGACTTAGAGGAGCAGGAAGTTTTGGAGGTGCCCCTGGAGCAGGTGGACTTGGAGGTGCAGGAGGACTTGGAGGTGCAGGTGGACTTGGAAGTGGAAATAATCTCGGAAGTGGATTTGGAGGCGCCGGTCTTGGAGGCACAAGCAGTTATGGAGATGCAGGACTTGGAGGCGCTGGTGGACGTGGAGGTGTCGGAGCAATCGGTGGAGGATTTGGAACTGATGCTGGTGGTGTAGGGGGAAGAGCTGGAGGCATTGGAGGGGGAGCTTTTGGTGGTTCTTCTGGTATGGCAGGTGTTGGCAGAGCTGGTGTAGGAGGAATCAAAGGAGTTTCAGGAAGAATGAGTGGATCTGGAGGGATGGGAGGTGCAGGTGGCTTAGGGGGAATAAGTGGAGCCTCTGGAATTGGTGGTATCGGTGGAGGCATGGGAGGAATCGGTGGGGCCTCAGCCATTGGAGGAGCTGGTGGGCGATCTCTGGGTATGGGAAGCCCTTTTAACGGAATTCCACGAGGTGGATCTGGAAGCAGAAAAAGTGGTTATTAG
- the LOC129966688 gene encoding uncharacterized protein LOC129966688, producing the protein MYFAKVSVVMMAVVGYALATGGGYGGGAGSGGYGGGAGAGGYGGGAGAGAGGFGGGAGAGGYGGGAGAGAGSYGGGAGARGGYGGGSTGGFGGQNEAPKPYNFDYQAADEQGNVHYRNEEGDASGNVKGTYGYTDAQGLYRVVEYYADASGFHANIRTNEPGTDGKESPADVQLTAEQPPAGIQDRYTPAGGAGSYRGGAGAGGYGAGAGAGAGAGGYGAGAGAGGYGAGAGAGGAGAGAGSGFGTGAGVGGGARGGFAGGRGGAGGYGAGAGVRSGKSGY; encoded by the exons GTATCCGTTGTTATGATGGCCGTTGTTGGCTACGCTTTGGCCACAGGAGGAGGCTATGGAGGTGGAGCAGGTAGCGGAGGTTACGGAGGTGGAGCTGGTGCCGGTGGATACGGTGGTGGAGCTGGAGCTGGTGCTGGTGGATTTGGAGGTGGAGCAGGAGCTGGTGGATACGGTGGCGGAGCAGGAGCTGGAGCAGGTAGCTATGGAGGAGGAGCTGGAGCTCGAGGAGGATACGGAGGTGGATCAACTGGTGGATTTGGAGGACAAAAc GAAGCTCCCAAACCCTACAATTTCGATTACCAAGCTGCTGATGAACAAGGCAATGTACACTACCGAAATGAAGAAGGAGATGCCAGTGGTAACGTCAAGGGAACATATGGATACACTGATGCTCAGGGACTCTACCGAGTTGTCGAATACTACGCTGATGCCAGCGGATTCCATGCCAACATCAGGACCAACGAACCAGGAACTGACGGCAAAGAAAGCCCCGCTGATGTCCAACTGACCGCTGAACAGCCACCTGCAGGTATCCAAGACAGGTACACCCCAGCTGGAGGTGCTGGATCCTACAGAGGAGGCGCTG GTGCTGGAGGTTACGGAGCTGGTGCTGGAGCCGGAGCTGGAGCAGGAGGCTATGGAGCAGGAGCTGGAGCAGGTGGATATGGAGCAGGAGCTGGAGCTGGAGGTGCTGGAGCCGGAGCAGGAAGTGGATTCGGAACTGGAGCTGGAGTCGGTGGTGGAGCACGAGGCGGATTCGCTGGCGGTCGAGGTGGAGCCGGCGGTTACGGAGCTGGTGCTGGAGTAAGATCTGGAAAATCTGGATACTAA
- the LOC129966327 gene encoding uncharacterized protein LOC129966327, protein GAGAGGFGGGAGAGGYGGGAGAGAGSYGGGAGAQGGYGGGSSGGFGGQNEAPKPYNFDYQAADEQGNVHYRNEQGDASGNVKGTYGYTDAQGLYRVVEYIADASGYRANIRTNEPGTDGKESPADVQLTAEQPPAGIQDRYTPAGGAGSYRGGAGAGGYGAGSGAGAGAGGYGAGAGAGGYGAGAGGAGAGSGFGAGAGVGGGARGGFAGGRGGAGGYGAGAGVRSGKSGY, encoded by the exons GGTGCTGGTGCCGGTGGATTTGGGGGTGGAGCAGGAGCTGGTGGATACGGTGGCGGTGCAGGAGCTGGAGCAGGTAGCTATGGAGGAGGAGCTGGAGCTCAAGGGGGATATGGAGGTGGATCATCTGGTGGATTTGGAGGCCAAAAc GAAGCCCCCAAACCCTACAACTTCGACTACCAAGCTGCTGATGAACAAGGCAATGTACACTACCGTAACGAACAAGGAGATGCCAGCGGTAACGTCAAGGGAACATACGGATACACTGACGCTCAGGGACTCTACCGAGTAGTCGAATACATCGCTGATGCCAGCGGATACCGTGCCAACATCAGGACCAATGAACCAGGAACTGACGGCAAAGAAAGCCCCGCTGATGTCCAACTGACGGCTGAACAGCCACCTGCAGGTATCCAAGACAGGTACACCCCAGCTGGAGGTGCTGGATCCTACAGAGGAGGCGCTG GTGCTGGAGGTTATGGAGCTGGCTCTGGAGCCGGAGCTGGAGCAGGAGGCTATGGAGCAGGTGCAGGAGCCGGTGGATATGGTGCAGGAGCTGGAGGTGCTGGAGCAGGTAGTGGATTCGGAGCTGGAGCTGGAGTCGGTGGTGGAGCACGAGGTGGATTCGCTGGCGGACGAGGTGGAGCCGGTGGTTACGGAGCTGGTGCTGGAGTAAGATCTGGAAAATCTGGATACTAA
- the LOC129966622 gene encoding uncharacterized PE-PGRS family protein PE_PGRS46-like isoform X2: MEFLKITITILALALSVSGKGYDLGRSGAGSLGGVSDGVGGLGGLGNMGSGVGGIGGLSGGAGGLGGMGGGAGGLGGMGGSAGGLGGMGGGAGGLGGMGGGAGGLGGMGGGAGGLGGMGGGADGLGGMGGGAGGLGGMGGSAGGLGGIGGGAGGLGGMVGGAGGLGGMGGTVGGLGGVGRGAAGLGGMRGAGGSAYGFGGGIGGGAGTEDTQPKPFNMGYQSTDGQGSAAFRTEEGDASGNVRGSYGYKDAQGLYRKVDYTAGSDGFQALVKTNEPGVDGKENPADVVMEVEKTPSGIQERYNRPAGGATGGAGGRGGMRGPSGGIGSAGGLGGAGNFGFASGAGGLGGAGSFGGASGAGGLGGAGGLRGAGSFGGAPGAGGLGGAGGLGGAGGLGSGNNLGSGFGGAGLGGTSSYGDAGLGGAGGRGGVGAIGGGFGTDAGGVGGRAGGIGGGAFGGSSGMAGVGRAGVGGIKGVSGRMSGSGGMGGAGGLGGISGASGIGGIGGGMGGIGGASAIGGAGGRSLGMGSPFNGIPRGGSGSRKSGY; encoded by the exons atggaatttttaaag attacgATAACAATTCTTGCATTGGCATTATCCGTATCTGGCAAAGGATATGATCTTGGTCGCAGTGGTGCAGGAAGTTTGGGAGGAGTTAGTGATGGAGTTGGAGGATTAGGAGGACTCGGAAATATGGGTAGCGGTGTTGGAGGCATTGGAGGATTGAGCGGCGGTGCTGGTGGTCTTGGTGGAATGGGAGGAGGTGCTGGTGGTCTTGGAGGAATGGGAGGAAGTGCTGGTGGCCTTGGTGGAATGGGAGGAGGTGCTGGTGGCCTTGGTGGAATGGGAGGAGGTGCTGGTGGCCTTGGTGGAATGGGAGGAGGTGCTGGTGGTCTTGGAGGAATGGGAGGAGGTGCTGATGGCCTTGGTGGAATGGGAGGAGGTGCTGGTGGTCTTGGAGGAATGGGAGGAAGTGCTGGTGGCCTTGGTGGAATTGGAGGAGGTGCTGGTGGTCTTGGTGGAATGGTAGGAGGTGCTGGTGGTCTTGGTGGAATGGGAGGAACTGTTGGAGGCCTTGGAGGAGTGGGAAGAGGTGCTGCTGGCCTTGGTGGAATGAGAGGAGCCGGTGGATCTGCATATGGATTTGGTGGGGGAATTGGAGGAGGAGCTGGAACTGAAGAT ACCCAGCCCAAACCTTTCAACATGGGCTATCAATCAACCGATGGACAAGGAAGTGCCGCATTCAGAACCGAAGAAGGGGATGCCAGCGGCAATGTTCGAGGAAGCTATGGATACAAGGACGCCCAGGGTCTTTACCGGAAAGTAGATTACACTGCAGGGTCTGACGGATTTCAAGCCCTTGTGAAAACTAACGAACCTGGAGTTGACGGAAAAGAAAATCCTGCCGATGTTGTCATGGAAGTTGAAAAGACACCTTCAGGAATTCAAGAAAGGTACAATAGACCAGCAGGAGGCGCTACGGGTGGTGCTGGAGGACGAG GTGGAATGAGAGGACCCTCAGGAGGAATCGGGAGCGCTGGAGGACTTGGAGGAGCAGGAAATTTTGGATTTGCCTCTGGAGCAGGAGGTCTTGGAGGAGCAGGAAGTTTTGGAGGTGCCTCTGGAGCAGGAGGACTTGGAG GGGCAGGAGGACTTAGAGGAGCAGGAAGTTTTGGAGGTGCCCCTGGAGCAGGTGGACTTGGAGGTGCAGGAGGACTTGGAGGTGCAGGTGGACTTGGAAGTGGAAATAATCTCGGAAGTGGATTTGGAGGCGCCGGTCTTGGAGGCACAAGCAGTTATGGAGATGCAGGACTTGGAGGCGCTGGTGGACGTGGAGGTGTCGGAGCAATCGGTGGAGGATTTGGAACTGATGCTGGTGGTGTAGGGGGAAGAGCTGGAGGCATTGGAGGGGGAGCTTTTGGTGGTTCTTCTGGTATGGCAGGTGTTGGCAGAGCTGGTGTAGGAGGAATCAAAGGAGTTTCAGGAAGAATGAGTGGATCTGGAGGGATGGGAGGTGCAGGTGGCTTAGGGGGAATAAGTGGAGCCTCTGGAATTGGTGGTATCGGTGGAGGCATGGGAGGAATCGGTGGGGCCTCAGCCATTGGAGGAGCTGGTGGGCGATCTCTGGGTATGGGAAGCCCTTTTAACGGAATTCCACGAGGTGGATCTGGAAGCAGAAAAAGTGGTTATTAG